Genomic DNA from Veillonella criceti:
ATAATGGAAGAACTTTTTAAAGGCTTCCATATCACAAGCCGATGCATCATCAAAGTTTAATACTGGCTTATCACTAAAGAATAAAGTAAACATAGAGCCCACCGATTGTACTTGTACGGGAATATTATACTTAGCAGCCCGTTCACGTAAGCCTTCGCAAAGCATATCTGTAGCTTGTTCAATACGTTTAAATACCGTTGGATCTTGCTGTAAAATACTAAGAGTTGCAAGGCCAGCCGTCATGGCAATCGGATTACCACTCAATGTACCAGCTTGATAAATTGGGCCTGCTGGCGCTACATGATTCATGATTTCACGAGAGCCCCCAAATACAGCCATTGGTAAGCCACCGCCTACAATTTTACCTAAACAAGTTAAATCAGGCTTAATACCATATTTTTTCTGAGCTCCACCAGAACTTGCTCTAAAGCCACACATAACTTCATCAAAAATGAGTAATGCGCCATGAGCCGTCGTAAGTTCACGCAATGTTTCCAAAAAGCCCGGTACTGGTGGCACACAGCCCATATTGCCAGCCACTGGTTCTACGATAACGGCTGCAATAGCATGACCTTCTTTTTGGAATAAATCACGAATCGCTTCAATGTCATTATAAGGCACTGTCAATGTATCAGCAGCCACGCCAGCCGGTACGCCAGGACTATCAGGCACACCAAAGGTTGCAAGGCCTGAACCGGCTTTTACTAATAAACAATCACTATGACCGTGATAACAGCCAATAAATTTTACAATCTTATCACGCCCCGTGTAGCCACGAGCAACACGTAACGCACTCATAGTCGATTCTGTGCCAGAGTTAACCATGCGCACCATTTCCATATGAGGCATAAAAGCTTGAATTTTCTTCGCCACTTCTGTTTCTAATAAGGTAGGTGCCCCATAACTAGTACCACGAAGTACGGCTTCTTGCAAGGCTGCCACTACTTCTGATTTAGCATGACCTAAAATCATAGGTCCCCAAGATAACACATAATCAATGTACTCATTGCCATCAATATCATAAATACGATCACCAGCCGCTGAACTAATAAAAGGTGGTTCAGAGCCTACACTACGATAGGAACGGACCGGACTATTAACACCGCCCGGCATATAAGCCTTTGCCTCAAGAAAGGCTTGCTTCGATTTTTCTAACGTATACATAATTCTCTCCTTATGGTATTAACAACAGTGTATCTTATCGCAACCAACGCGCTACATCAAGAGCATGGTATGTAATAATAATCTTAGCGCCAGCACGTTTCATAGATAATAAAGTTTCTAATACAATTCGCTTTTCATCAACTAAGCCCTGAGCGGCTGCCGCTTTAACCATAGCGTATTCACCACTTACATTATATACAGCTAATGGATAGTCAAAGTTATCGCGAGCTTCCCGCACAATATCTAAATAGGAAAGAGCTGGTTTAATCATAATAATGTCAGCCCCTTCACAAATATCGCGTTCAATCATACGCAAAGATTCTAAACGGTTCGCTGGATCCATCTGATAGCTTTTACGGTCACCAAATTCAGGGGCTGAATGAACAGCATCACGGAATGGACCATAATATGCACTGGCGTATTTAGAGGCATAACTCATAATGGATACATTATTAAACCCAGCTTCATCCAAGCTTTGACGTAAATAGGCAATATGTCCATCCATCATATCAGACGGTGCTACCATCTGTGCCCCTGCTTTTGCTTGACTAACAGCGACTTTACCTAATAAAGGCAACGTTTCATCATTTAAAATTTCATGGTGATCAATCATACCACAATGACCACTGGACGTATATTGGCATAAGCATACATCACCAACTACAATTAATTCAGGTACTTCTTTACGAATCGCCGCGATCGCTTGTTGTACAGGTTGCTCCATATCCCAAGCAGATGAACCTTGTTCATCTTTATAAGTAGGAATACCAAATATTTCAACACCTAAAATCCCAAGTTCATGAGCTTCTTTGGCCATTTTAACAGCTTCATCAACAGATAAATGATATTGTCCAGGTAACGATGGGATCTCTTCTTTAACACCAGTCCCTGGCACAACAAATAATGGATAAATCATATCCTCTACTTGAAGTGTTGTTTCTTGTACTAACGCACGCATAGCTGGTGTTGTCCGCAAACGGCGCGGACGATAAGTTAAGTCTACCATAAATCCTCGTCTCCTTTATTTTAATACTACCTACTATTGTAGTACGAATTTACCAATAAGGCTACCTCTGATTAAGAAGTAGCCTCAGTATCATATTAATTATTGTTCGCTGCATCAGCTTGAATCATCGCTACCATAGCTGGAATAGTAAAAGTATCGCTAATTAAATCTGGCTCAATACCCTGTTCCACACAAGTGGCTGCTGTAATCGGTCCAATACAAGTGACCTTAGCTTTTTTAAGTAACTCTTTACCCTCTTCACCTAATAGTTTCAACGTATTAGTTACCGTTGAAGAGCTAGTAAAGGTAATGTAATCTACTGTATCAGACTGTAAAGCCTCTTGTAAGGTAACTGCTTGAGATTCATCTACCAAGGTCTCATATAAGCGAGCTACCGTCACATCAATGCCGCCTTCAGTTAGCCCATTATAAATCACTTTGCGCGCTACTTTAGGTTGAATAAGTAAAACTTTATCCCCTTCCTTTAGTATGGGGCGCAAAGCTTTAACAACGGATTCGCCTTTATAATCGGCTGGTACAATATCCGCCAACAAGCCTTTATCGTGCAAGGCTTTAGCAGTAGCACTGCCAATCGCACACAATTTAGCCTGTCCTAACACACGACTATCTTTCCCCATAGTTTGTAAAGCTTTAAAGAAATAACGTACCCCTTCTGCGGAAGTAAAAATAACAGTCTTAAAACTATGGGCCTGTAATAAAACATCTTCCGTTTTTTTCTCTAATGGTAACGCCTGTGTCTTAATAGCCGCCGCTTCAATCACATTAGCGCCTAATGCTTCTAATTGTTCACTTAAAACACTCGCCTTAGAACGAGCGCGTGTCACCATAATCGTTTTACCAAATAATGGCTTGTTATCAAACCACCGTAAGGACTCACGCAAATTAACTACGTCCCCCACGGTAATAATAGATGGCGGTTTAATCCCTGCTTTTTTGACATCATCAGCCACTGTTTCCAATGTAGAAATAAGCGTTTCTTGAATTGGTTTGGTGCCCCAACGAATAACAGCTACCGGTGTGTCCTTAGGACGACCATATTCCATAAGTTTCTGAGAAATCATAGGTAAATTACCAATGCCCATAACAAAGCTAATCGTATCAACTGAGGTGGCAAGCCCTTCCCAATTAATACCAGACTCATTTTTAGTTGGATCTTCATGCCCCGTTACAATAGCAAAGGATGTCGCCATAGCTCGTTGAGTAACCGGAATGCCTGCATACGCGGGCGCTGAAATACCAGAGGTAACACCTGGTACAAACTCAAAAGGTACGCCTGCTTTAACGAGTTCAAGCGCTTCTTCGCCACCACGCCCAAAAATAAGTGGGTCGCCACCTTTAAGGCGTGCTACAATTTTACCTTCTTTGCCAAATTTCACAAGCAATTCGTTAATTTCATATTGATGTAGCGTATGATGCTTACATTGCTTTCCTGCATAAATCAATTCTGCATCAGGCCGTGCCCAACGAAGCAAATGTTCATCAGCTAAATAGTCATATACAATTACATCGGCCTTTTCTATGCACTCACGGCCCTTTACAGTAATTAATTTATAGTCCCCTGGTCCTGCACCAATTAAATATACGATACCGGTCATTGCAAAATTCCCTCCTGAACTAACTCTTCAATAATATGTTTGCCCCCTTCTTCGAAGAGTGCTTTTGCTAAATTACGACCAATAATCTCTGCCGTTTGTTTAGGGCCTGTCATTTCCCCTTCGTAACAATTTTTACCATCTAAGGATGCAATAATAGCTTTTAAGGTTAATTGTCCTTTATGAATCGTACCATGTACTCCCATTGGTACCTGACAGCCCCCTTGCAACTGCCGTAAAAAGCTTCGTTCCCCGCGCGTACACCACATAGTGTTTTCATCATTAAGCTTAGCTAGCATGGCTAACATTTCTTCGTCATCACTGCGGCATTCAATAGCTAATGCCCCTTGACCGACAGCTGGAATTAACTCATCCGCTGTAAATACCTGTGTAATTTGATCCGCTAACCCCAATCGTTTAAGGCCGGCTTGTGCTAACACGATAGCATCAAAATTTTCATCTTCCAATTTACGTAAACGAGTCTGTACATTCCCTCGTAGTACATTAATCTGTAAATCAGGACGATGGTGCAATAATTGTGCTTGTCGACGTAAACTACTCGTTCCCACTTTGGCGCCCTGGGGCAATTTATCTAAGGTCTTATATTTTGGTGAAACAAGGGCATCACAAGGCACCTCTCGTTTCGTAATAGCCCCTAGCGTAAGTCCCGCTGGTAAATCAGTCGGCATATCTTTCAAGCTATGAACTGCAATATCAATTGAGCCTTCACGCATTGACGCTTCCAATTCTTCAGTGAATAACCCTTTACCACCAATTTCAGCTAATGGCTTTTCTAAAATGCGATCCCCTTTAGTGCTATGATGCACCAGTTCAACCTGACAGCCAGGAAATAAACGTTGTAATTCTGCCCCTACAAATTCAGCTTGCCACAAAGCTAAGGCACTACTTCGTGTACCAATACGGATTACGTCTCTCATAAGGATTTTCTCTCCTTTGCTAGGTCAAACATATCATGGAATAATTTCCAGTATTCATTCTCTTCGTCTTTACCGGCCACTTCACCAAAACGAATCATCGGATCACGCAACAATTTGCGGACAATCATACGACTCATATTATCCATAATCTTGCGCAATCTATCATCAGCATCTGGCAATTTAGCTAACGCTCTATGTAGTTCACGCTTACGAATGCGTTCGGCTTTATCACTTAATAACACCATCATCGGCCGTACCGACAAATAACCTAATTTTTCTTCTAATTCTTCAATGGCTTCAGAAATAATTGGTTTCGCTTTTTCTGCTTCTAATTCACGCTGATGTTTATTCGCTTCTACTACACTTTCTAAAGAGTCAATATTAAACAAATATACGTCTTTAATATCTGAAACGTCTGGATCAATATCACGTGGTACGGCAATATCAATCATCACAATTGGATTTCCCTTACGATTAGCCGCAATCTTGGCCGCTTCTTCAGGTCCAATAATATAATGAGGCGCTCCTGTAGACGTAATTAAAATATCGGCTTCTTTGGCTTGCTCAATAAACTTGTCAAATTGAATCGCTTCCCCACCAAAGCGTTTAGCCAATAATTCGGCTTTATGATATGTGCGGTTTGATACAAAAATACTTTTTACCCCTTTAGATTGCAAATGAGTGGCTGTTAATTCACTCATTTCACCAGCGCCCAGAACAAGAACCTTGGCCTCAGCCATAGGCTTAGTCAAGCAGTCTTCAGCTAGATTAACAGCGGCATAACTTACCGATACCGGTGTATTGGCAATCCCTGTTTGGGTACGTACTTTCTTCCCTACACTAATGGCTCGTTGAAATATAATATTAAAAATTGGACCTGTCAAGCCACGACTATAGGCTGTAATATAAGCAACTTTTAATTGACTTAAAATTTGCCCTTCACCTAGCACTAGTGAATCAAGACTAGAAGCTACATTAAATAAATGAGCTAACAAATCACGGCCTTCGTAGACAAAGAACCAATCATCTTCAATATGCATATCTTCACAGCCTTTTAAATGCTGTAATAAATGAAGCATAAATTCTTTGGGTTTCGCTACATCGTCTAATACGGCATATAATTCAGTACGATTACAAGTTGATAACAGTACACACTCGGCTACTTGTTCATGTTCGTACACATGATTTAAAGCATCCCCCACTTCAGATTTATCAAAGGAAAACACTTCACGCACGTTAACGGGTGCGCTTCTATGGTTTAATCCTAATACTACTAATTGCATTGTTTAGTATCTCCTCCACACGTTTCCATTTACCATCTATAATCATCGCCAACTGTTCCTCACCAAGGTAGGTCTGCCAGAATGTTTCACGCTCTGCTGGCGTTGGTAACAATTGTCGTACTTCTCGTCGTAACTTCTTAAATGCAGGCAATATGTCTGCCACAGGTTTATATCGTTTTAGTAAATCTTGTTTCATTAAACGACTTAGGCGTGGACTCACACGGCCCGTAAAAATCGCAAATTGTAAATCACCTATATCTACACTAGCAGGGAAGGTAAAATCACAATCATCTCGATTATCCGCCCGATTGACTAATGCCCCAAAACTTCTGGCTCGCTGCGCTACCTGCTCATTTAGTTGACTATCACTAGTCGCCAATAACACAAAATCAGCCTCTAAATCCACTGTTTCTGAATAAGGCTGCGGGTGCCAAATAATTTGTCCGGAATTGGCTAACGCCTCAATCTCAGGCGTTACCCTAGGACTTACTACGGTAATCTTAGCTTGCTCGGCTAAAAATAAAGCGATTCGCCGAGCCGCTACTGGGCCTCCACCGATAACGACACAGCGTTTCCCGGCTAAGCGTAGCGCCATTGTAATCATGTCATCCTCGCTTCCTATAGAGGTACATAATCCATATAATGATTCACTGCTAACCAATGATTCACTGCTAACATGGATAGGTAAAACCCTATAAGCTATGAATATTTTTCATAAGTTCCTCATACCAAAAACGGCTTGATATAAGATCAAGCCGATTGATACGCCATATGCAATATACACTTATTTTTGGGAGTCTGCCTCCGTCTGATTACCCTCAGACTCGGATTGGACTTCCTCGCTCTCACTATCGGCTGCTTCAGCAGCTGCATTAGCATCAAGAACCACTTGATCAACGCCAGCATTGTCATGAATAGTCGAATTA
This window encodes:
- the hemL gene encoding glutamate-1-semialdehyde 2,1-aminomutase, whose protein sequence is MYTLEKSKQAFLEAKAYMPGGVNSPVRSYRSVGSEPPFISSAAGDRIYDIDGNEYIDYVLSWGPMILGHAKSEVVAALQEAVLRGTSYGAPTLLETEVAKKIQAFMPHMEMVRMVNSGTESTMSALRVARGYTGRDKIVKFIGCYHGHSDCLLVKAGSGLATFGVPDSPGVPAGVAADTLTVPYNDIEAIRDLFQKEGHAIAAVIVEPVAGNMGCVPPVPGFLETLRELTTAHGALLIFDEVMCGFRASSGGAQKKYGIKPDLTCLGKIVGGGLPMAVFGGSREIMNHVAPAGPIYQAGTLSGNPIAMTAGLATLSILQQDPTVFKRIEQATDMLCEGLRERAAKYNIPVQVQSVGSMFTLFFSDKPVLNFDDASACDMEAFKKFFHYNLSHGIYYAPSQYESNFMSAMHSPQDIEKTLAVAEEAFATL
- the hemB gene encoding porphobilinogen synthase, giving the protein MVDLTYRPRRLRTTPAMRALVQETTLQVEDMIYPLFVVPGTGVKEEIPSLPGQYHLSVDEAVKMAKEAHELGILGVEIFGIPTYKDEQGSSAWDMEQPVQQAIAAIRKEVPELIVVGDVCLCQYTSSGHCGMIDHHEILNDETLPLLGKVAVSQAKAGAQMVAPSDMMDGHIAYLRQSLDEAGFNNVSIMSYASKYASAYYGPFRDAVHSAPEFGDRKSYQMDPANRLESLRMIERDICEGADIIMIKPALSYLDIVREARDNFDYPLAVYNVSGEYAMVKAAAAQGLVDEKRIVLETLLSMKRAGAKIIITYHALDVARWLR
- the cobA gene encoding uroporphyrinogen-III C-methyltransferase, which encodes MTGIVYLIGAGPGDYKLITVKGRECIEKADVIVYDYLADEHLLRWARPDAELIYAGKQCKHHTLHQYEINELLVKFGKEGKIVARLKGGDPLIFGRGGEEALELVKAGVPFEFVPGVTSGISAPAYAGIPVTQRAMATSFAIVTGHEDPTKNESGINWEGLATSVDTISFVMGIGNLPMISQKLMEYGRPKDTPVAVIRWGTKPIQETLISTLETVADDVKKAGIKPPSIITVGDVVNLRESLRWFDNKPLFGKTIMVTRARSKASVLSEQLEALGANVIEAAAIKTQALPLEKKTEDVLLQAHSFKTVIFTSAEGVRYFFKALQTMGKDSRVLGQAKLCAIGSATAKALHDKGLLADIVPADYKGESVVKALRPILKEGDKVLLIQPKVARKVIYNGLTEGGIDVTVARLYETLVDESQAVTLQEALQSDTVDYITFTSSSTVTNTLKLLGEEGKELLKKAKVTCIGPITAATCVEQGIEPDLISDTFTIPAMVAMIQADAANNN
- the hemC gene encoding hydroxymethylbilane synthase, which codes for MRDVIRIGTRSSALALWQAEFVGAELQRLFPGCQVELVHHSTKGDRILEKPLAEIGGKGLFTEELEASMREGSIDIAVHSLKDMPTDLPAGLTLGAITKREVPCDALVSPKYKTLDKLPQGAKVGTSSLRRQAQLLHHRPDLQINVLRGNVQTRLRKLEDENFDAIVLAQAGLKRLGLADQITQVFTADELIPAVGQGALAIECRSDDEEMLAMLAKLNDENTMWCTRGERSFLRQLQGGCQVPMGVHGTIHKGQLTLKAIIASLDGKNCYEGEMTGPKQTAEIIGRNLAKALFEEGGKHIIEELVQEGILQ
- the hemA gene encoding glutamyl-tRNA reductase produces the protein MQLVVLGLNHRSAPVNVREVFSFDKSEVGDALNHVYEHEQVAECVLLSTCNRTELYAVLDDVAKPKEFMLHLLQHLKGCEDMHIEDDWFFVYEGRDLLAHLFNVASSLDSLVLGEGQILSQLKVAYITAYSRGLTGPIFNIIFQRAISVGKKVRTQTGIANTPVSVSYAAVNLAEDCLTKPMAEAKVLVLGAGEMSELTATHLQSKGVKSIFVSNRTYHKAELLAKRFGGEAIQFDKFIEQAKEADILITSTGAPHYIIGPEEAAKIAANRKGNPIVMIDIAVPRDIDPDVSDIKDVYLFNIDSLESVVEANKHQRELEAEKAKPIISEAIEELEEKLGYLSVRPMMVLLSDKAERIRKRELHRALAKLPDADDRLRKIMDNMSRMIVRKLLRDPMIRFGEVAGKDEENEYWKLFHDMFDLAKERKSL
- a CDS encoding precorrin-2 dehydrogenase/sirohydrochlorin ferrochelatase family protein, which gives rise to MITMALRLAGKRCVVIGGGPVAARRIALFLAEQAKITVVSPRVTPEIEALANSGQIIWHPQPYSETVDLEADFVLLATSDSQLNEQVAQRARSFGALVNRADNRDDCDFTFPASVDIGDLQFAIFTGRVSPRLSRLMKQDLLKRYKPVADILPAFKKLRREVRQLLPTPAERETFWQTYLGEEQLAMIIDGKWKRVEEILNNAISSIRIKP